One part of the Flavobacterium johnsoniae UW101 genome encodes these proteins:
- a CDS encoding glycoside hydrolase family 43 protein produces MKKILSVITLFCVFTACSQEKSTDKPKEVKSNTILLADPTIFYNKGTYYLYGTTTGDFPNGEGFQVYTSTDLKDWKGPNGAQSGLALKKGDAFGDKGFWAPQILSYQNKFYMIYTANENIAVAVSDSPLGPFKSESKEPIIKTGNQIDPFIFIDEDGKKYLYHVRLTNGNRIFAAEINDDFQSIKPETLTECISGILPWENTQNVSWPVTEGPTVLKHNSLYYMIYSANDFRNIDYAVGYATSKSPLGPWEKAADSPIISRKNTKQNGIGHGDVFWDKNNKMHYVLHTHFSESGVSPRKAGIISIEFKDGKIVADPASFQFLNVK; encoded by the coding sequence ATGAAAAAAATACTATCAGTAATAACATTATTCTGTGTTTTTACAGCTTGCTCACAAGAAAAAAGCACAGATAAACCAAAAGAAGTAAAATCGAATACCATCTTACTGGCCGATCCAACTATATTTTACAACAAAGGAACCTATTATTTATACGGAACCACAACAGGAGATTTTCCCAACGGTGAAGGATTTCAGGTATATACCTCAACAGATTTAAAAGACTGGAAAGGTCCAAATGGTGCTCAGAGCGGTCTTGCTTTAAAAAAAGGAGACGCTTTTGGCGACAAAGGTTTCTGGGCACCGCAGATACTTTCGTATCAAAATAAATTTTACATGATTTACACTGCAAATGAAAATATTGCAGTCGCAGTAAGTGACAGTCCGCTTGGGCCGTTTAAAAGCGAATCAAAAGAACCGATTATTAAAACCGGAAACCAAATCGATCCGTTCATTTTTATTGATGAAGATGGAAAAAAATATTTATATCATGTGCGTTTAACCAACGGAAACCGAATTTTCGCTGCAGAAATCAATGACGATTTTCAAAGTATAAAACCGGAAACTTTAACCGAATGTATTTCGGGAATTTTGCCTTGGGAAAACACACAAAATGTAAGCTGGCCGGTTACAGAAGGCCCGACAGTTTTAAAACACAACAGTTTGTATTACATGATTTATTCGGCAAATGATTTCAGAAATATAGATTATGCTGTAGGTTACGCGACCAGTAAAAGTCCGCTTGGACCTTGGGAAAAAGCAGCAGACAGTCCAATCATCAGCAGAAAAAACACCAAACAAAACGGAATTGGCCACGGTGATGTTTTTTGGGATAAAAACAACAAAATGCATTATGTACTGCATACACATTTTAGCGAAAGCGGTGTTTCACCAAGAAAAGCCGGAATTATTTCAATTGAATTTAAAGACGGGAAAATTGTGGCTGATCCTGCAAGTTTTCAGTTCTTAAATGTGAAATAA
- a CDS encoding alpha-L-fucosidase has translation MKNIFLFLCSLCITISANSQNTVKAPEPFGPLPTQKQMDWQEMEFYAFVHFSLNTFTNKEWGYGDESPALFNPTNLDVRQWARIVKAAGMKGIILVAKHHDGFCLWPSAYTERSVKNSPWKNGKGDLVKELAEACKEYDLKLGLYLSPWDRNRADYGKPEYITYFRNQLKELLTNYGDVFEMWFDGANGGDGYYGGANETRKINTLEYYNWDETYKLIYKTAPKTLVWGVGPSEARWIGNEEGRAGKTNWSLLRQKDELAGKVHYTEFMSGHEDGEKWVPGEADVSIRPGWFYHSVEDDKVRPLDEMVDIYYESIGRNATLLLNLPVDRRGLVHENDEARLKELVATVKADFKTELLSKTKITADNVRGSSETFAGKNAVDGNKNTYWATDDNVKTASITFEFDKPTDINRILLQEYIALGQRVKAFNVEVKVDGNWKTAANETTIGYKRILRIDRVKASALRINITDSKANIVISNIQVYNAPTFVRMPEISRDKNGDVTIKSQDGNPVYYSLDGKNPTKKSTLYKGVFRVKKAVTIKAVAIDAVENISSAVKTAKYGASKENWKIVSASSGDLKSADRVIDGNPDTDWSFGNDQNKLPQEIIIDMGSLLNLNGFTYIPQQVGNNLNLISNYEFYTSTDNINWTLQSEGEFSNIKHNPIEQIKTFKKAKARYIRFVAKSAVAKGSTVSIAELNVIETL, from the coding sequence ATGAAAAACATTTTTCTTTTCTTGTGTTCTCTATGTATCACAATTTCTGCAAACAGTCAAAATACTGTAAAAGCTCCGGAACCTTTTGGTCCGCTTCCTACACAAAAACAAATGGACTGGCAGGAAATGGAATTTTATGCTTTTGTACATTTTTCATTAAATACATTTACCAATAAAGAATGGGGTTACGGAGACGAATCTCCAGCTCTCTTTAACCCGACAAATTTAGACGTTCGCCAATGGGCGCGTATTGTAAAAGCGGCCGGAATGAAAGGAATTATTTTGGTAGCCAAACATCACGACGGATTTTGTTTATGGCCGTCGGCGTATACAGAACGTTCTGTGAAGAATTCTCCGTGGAAAAACGGGAAAGGTGATTTGGTTAAAGAATTGGCAGAAGCCTGTAAAGAATACGATTTAAAATTAGGATTATATCTTTCTCCCTGGGACAGAAACCGTGCAGATTATGGCAAGCCGGAATATATTACCTATTTCAGAAACCAGCTGAAAGAATTATTGACCAATTACGGAGATGTTTTTGAAATGTGGTTTGACGGTGCAAACGGCGGTGACGGTTATTACGGCGGAGCCAATGAAACAAGAAAAATCAATACACTTGAATATTACAATTGGGATGAAACCTATAAATTAATATACAAAACTGCACCAAAAACTTTGGTTTGGGGCGTTGGCCCTTCTGAAGCCAGATGGATTGGAAATGAAGAAGGCCGTGCCGGAAAAACAAACTGGTCACTTTTACGCCAAAAAGATGAATTGGCCGGAAAAGTACATTATACCGAATTTATGTCGGGGCATGAAGACGGAGAAAAATGGGTTCCTGGCGAAGCCGATGTTTCGATCAGACCAGGATGGTTTTATCATTCAGTTGAAGATGATAAAGTACGTCCGCTGGATGAAATGGTCGATATTTATTACGAATCAATTGGGCGAAATGCCACTTTATTATTAAATCTTCCGGTTGACAGGAGAGGTTTGGTTCACGAAAATGACGAAGCCAGATTAAAAGAATTGGTAGCGACTGTAAAAGCTGATTTTAAAACCGAATTATTATCTAAAACAAAAATTACGGCTGATAATGTTAGAGGCAGCAGCGAAACATTTGCAGGAAAAAATGCTGTCGATGGAAATAAAAATACCTATTGGGCAACAGACGACAATGTTAAAACGGCTTCAATAACTTTTGAGTTTGATAAACCAACTGATATAAACCGAATTTTACTTCAGGAATATATTGCACTTGGACAGCGTGTAAAAGCTTTTAATGTTGAGGTTAAAGTTGATGGAAACTGGAAAACTGCTGCAAACGAAACTACAATTGGTTACAAAAGAATTTTAAGAATCGACCGGGTTAAAGCATCGGCATTAAGAATCAATATCACAGATTCAAAAGCAAACATTGTTATTTCAAATATTCAGGTTTACAATGCACCGACTTTTGTGCGTATGCCGGAAATCAGCCGTGATAAAAACGGCGATGTTACGATTAAATCTCAAGATGGAAATCCTGTTTATTATTCGCTTGACGGAAAAAATCCAACGAAAAAAAGCACCTTATATAAAGGAGTATTTCGAGTTAAGAAAGCGGTTACCATAAAAGCTGTAGCAATTGATGCTGTAGAAAATATTAGCAGCGCAGTAAAAACAGCAAAATACGGCGCATCAAAAGAAAACTGGAAAATAGTTTCGGCTTCAAGCGGAGATTTAAAATCAGCTGATCGTGTTATCGACGGAAATCCAGATACAGATTGGAGTTTTGGCAATGATCAAAACAAACTTCCACAGGAAATAATTATAGATATGGGAAGCCTTTTAAACTTAAACGGATTTACTTATATACCGCAGCAAGTAGGAAACAATCTTAATTTAATTTCAAATTATGAATTCTACACAAGCACTGATAATATAAACTGGACATTGCAGTCTGAAGGTGAATTTTCGAATATTAAACACAACCCAATCGAACAGATTAAGACTTTCAAAAAAGCCAAAGCCAGATATATTCGTTTCGTTGCCAAGTCAGCAGTGGCAAAGGGATCGACTGTTTCTATTGCAGAATTAAATGTTATCGAAACATTATAA